The Kocuria turfanensis genome contains the following window.
CGTCGAGCTCCTCGACGGCCTCGGCCAGGCGCAGGAACTTCCGGGCGCCCTCGGCGTCCAGCTCGACCAGCATGCTCGGGCGGAACTGGGGGTCGTCGTTGTTGTACTCGAGCCCGGCCTCGTCGAGGGCCGCGCGGATCGCGGGCAGGTCGGTGGCCTCGGAGACGACCTCGAAGACCTCCTCCTGCTCCACGACCTCGTCGGCGCCCGCGTCCAGGACGGCCATGAGGACGTCGTCCTCCGTGAGCCCGTCGGTGCGGGTGACCTCCACGACGCCCTTGCGCTCGAAGAGGAAGGCCACGGACCCGGAGTCGGCCATCGTGCCGCCGTTGCGGGTCACGGCCACGCGCACCTCGGAGGCGGCGCGGTTCTTGTTGTCCGTGAGGCACTCGATGTACAGGGCCGTGCCCTGCGGGCCGCGGGCCTCGTAGAGGATCTCGGTGTAGTCGACGACCTCGCCGGTCAGCCCGGCGCCGCGCTTGATCGCGCGGTCGATGTTCGCCACCGGCACCGAGTTCTTCTTGGCCTTGGACACGGCGAGGTCCAGGGCCGGGTTGCCCGCGGTGTCGGGCCCGCCCATGCGCGCGGCCACCTCGATGCCCTTGATGTACTTGGCGAAGGCCTTGGCGCGCTTGGCGTCGATCGCGGCTTTCTTGTGCTTGGTCGTGGCCCACTTGGAGTGACCTGACATGCGTTCCTCCTCGGAAGTCGTGACGGGACGTCGTGCTCGGGGCTCGGGAGCCGCCGGCCGCCGTCCCGGGGCGGCCCGTCCGGGCGGCAGGCGGGGACGGGCCGGAAAAGTCCTGCTCCATCCTACCGGGTGCGGCGCCGCCCGCTCCCGGCGACCGACGGAAACCGGCCGGCGGAAACCGGCCGGCGACAACGGGCCTGGGGGAACCGGCCGGCGGAAACCGGCCGGCCCGGACGGTGTGGACGGTGCAGGGCGGACGGATCAGCGGGGACGGGTCACGGCGACCTCCCGGGCGCGCTCGGCGAGCGTGTCGTCCAGCGGCTCGGCGTCGAAGGTCCCGAACCGGCGCTCCACCGCGGCCCGGATGAGGTGGTCGGCCACGGCGGGGTTCTTCGGCAGCATCGACCCGTGCAGGTAGGAGGCCACCACGTGGTGCATGCGCGCGCCCTCGGTGCCGTCCTCGCCGTTGTTGCCGGCGCCCTTGCGCACCGTGCCGAGCGGGGCCTGCCCGGAGCCCAGCCGGGTGATCCCCGAGTGGTTCTCGTAGCCGACCACGGTGCCGAACTCCGGGGACTCCAGGACGATGTTGCCGATCAGGCGCGTCGGCCCGCCCACCGTGGTGAGGTCCAGGATCCCGATCCCGGGCAGGGTCTGCCCGGCGCCGGTGCGGAACTCGTGGCCGAAGAGCTGGTAGAGCCCGCAGATCGCCAGCATCGGCACGCCGTCGGCGGCCATCGCGCGCAGCTCCGGGGCGATCCGCTGCAGGTCCTCCTGGACGCGGAACTGCCCGGAGTCCTGCCCGCCGCCGCCCACGAGGAGGTCGGCGTCGGCGGGGAAGGGGTCCCCGGGGTCGTGGTCGGACAGCCGCACGGCGTAGCCGTACTTCTCCAGCCGGCGCTTGAGCGTCAGGGTGTTGCCCCAGTCGCCGTAGATGTTCATGTCCCGGGGGTAGAGCTGGACGAGGTGGACGGTGCGGTCGGTCATGGGGGCTCCGCTCAGATCTCGGCGACCTCGGCCACGCGGGACAGCTCCCGGCGCAGCTCGAGCATGGACGTGTAGGTGCAGAAGACGCGCATGGGCCGGTCGCCGGCGGCGGCCACGAAGCGCCGCAGTGCGTCGCCGAGGTCGGGGACGACGTCGTGCACGGGGACCTCGTCGTAGTCCAGGCGCAGCGCCATGTCCCACGCCCGGGTGCCGCCGACGACGTCCACCCCGGCGTCGCGCAGGGAGTGGAAGTCGACGTCCCACAGCCAGGAGACGTCCCGGCCGTCGGCGTACTCGTCGTTGATGGTGACCATGGTGGCGTAGTCGCCGGGCCGGGCCGAGGCCAGCGACAGGCGGAACCCGGAGGGGTTCTTCACGAGCAGCAGCTGCAGCGGCCGGCCGTCGACGTGAATGGTCTCACCGCGCCCGAAGGCCGGGGTGACGCGGGACAGCTCGTCCACCAGCGCGGGGCGGTCGGCGTCCGGGCCGGCGACGGCGAGCACCAGCGCCAGGGCAGCGGCCGCGTTGTAGATGTTGTAGACGCCGTAGAGCTCCACGGTGGCCTCGACGTCCTCGCCGCCCACCGTGAGGTGCACCCGGTTCGCCGCGAAGGAGGTCAGCTCCACCTCGGCGGCCGGGCGCGGGGCGAGCTCGCGCTCGTGGTCCTCCCCGGCCTCGGGACCGCCGGCGGAGCGCATGTCGTCGTCGGAGGGGAACATGCGGCGCAGCTCCGGCGCGAGGCCGAACCAGCGCACGTCGGTGCCGTCCGGGACGTGCTCGGCCAGCGACACGATCCGGGGGTCCTCCCGGTTGAGCACCACGGTGCCCGTGGTGGCCGCGGCGATCTGGGCGAGCATCCGGCGGGTCGTGTCGATCTCCCCGAAGCGGTCGAGCTGGTCGCGCATGACGTTGAGCAGCAGTGCGTGGCGGGGCTTGACCTGCTTGACGAAGTGCACCGCGTGGGCCTCGTCGAGCTCGAGCACGGCGATGTCGGCGTCGAGCCGGCCGGTGAGGCTCATCTCCCCCAGCAGCGCCGCCGCCACACCCCGCACGAAGTTGGAGCCGGTGCGGTTCGTGAAGACCTTGTACCCCTGCGAGCGCAGCAGCTGGACGGCCATCTTGGTGGTGGTGGTCTTGCCGTTGGTGCCGCTGACGACCACGACCCCGTGCGGCAGCCGCCCGAGCTGCTCCGCCACGAACCCGGGGTGCAGCTTCTCCATCACGAGGCCGGGGAAGGCGGAGCCGCCTCCGCGCAGGGTCGTCAGGTACCGGATGCCTTGGCCGAGCAGGCGCACGTGGGGTCTGGACATGCGCTCCATCCTAGGGCGTGCGGACGGTCCGCCCGTGGCGCGGCGGCTCGTCGCGGCGCCACGGGCGGGCCGCGAACCGGTCCCGGCCGCCGCGCCGGCCCGGCCACCGCGCCCGGCCCGGCCACCGCGCCCGGCCCGGCCACCGCGCCCGGCCCTTCGGCGTCCGGCCGGTCGGCGTCCGGCGGTTCCTGGTCCGGCGGTTCCTGGTCCGGCGGTTCCTGGTCCGGCGGTTCGTGGTCCGGCCGTTCCTGGTCCGGCGGCGACCGGACGATGCAGCGACCGGACGATGCAGCGACCGGACGATGCGGCGACCGGGCGGCGGCGGGCACCGGCGGGTGATCGGGTGCGCCCGGTGGGACGTGCGCGTACCCTGGATGCACCAAGACCGGAGCCGGTGGCCGCGGTGGTTCCCCGGGGCCTCGGTCGGAACCTGCGGACGGAGGGAACGGGTGGAGACCGAGAGCCCCATGGCCGAGTTGAGCATGGTCTTCGCCCGGCTGAGCGGCATGCTGCTGAGCGAGGACGGCGCCGCCGGTGCGGCGCGGCGGCTCGCGGAGGCGGCGTGCGTGCTCGTCGACGGGGCGACGGGAGCGGGGGTCTCGCTCCTGGACGAGGCCGGCCGGCGGAGGACGACCGGGTCCACCGGCGCGTCCGTGGACGCGGCCGACGCCCTGCAGTACGAGCTCGGGGAGGGTCCCTGCCTCAGCGCCTGGGCCACCGGGGTGGCCCAGCGGGTCGAGGACACCACCGAGGACCGGCGCTGGCCGGCCTGGTCCGCGGCCGCCGCCGGCGCGGGGATCCGCGCGGTGCTCAGCGTGCCGCTGGTGCGGCAGGACCGCGCCCTGGGGGCGATGAAGGTCTACGCCGCCGCCCCGCACGCCTTCACCGCCCGGGAGGAGCAGGTGCTGGGCCTGCTGGCCGAGGCCGCGGCCACGCTGCTGGGCTCGGCCCTGGCCCCGGAGGCGCCGAACCGGCTCAGCGCCTCGCTCCGGGCCGCCCTGGCCGACCGCCGGGCCGTCGACCTCGCCACCGGGATGCTGATGGAGCGCCACGGCACGGACGCGCAGAGCGCCCGGATCACCCTGCTGCACGCCTCCCGCGCCCTGGACCTGCCCATGACCCGCATCGCCTCCCGGGTGCTCGAGCGCGCCCCGGACCCCGAGCTCTGATGGGCGCCCCCGTGGACGACGACGGAGCCGCGCAGCAGGCCCGCCTGCTGCGCCTGGCCGTGGAGGGCGCCGGGGTCGGTCTGGGCCGGCTGTGGATGGACTACTTCAGCCTGGGCGGTGACGTCGGCGCGGTGGAGGTCGACGCCTATCTGCACGAGTGCCTGGGGCTGCCGCCCTTCCAGCGCGACCTCCTGGCGCACGCGGCCAACGGGCTGCTCCGGCCGGGCGCGCCGCGGGCCCCGTACTCCGTGGACCTGCCCGGTGCCCCCCAGGACCCGGGCACGCCCCCGGACTGACCGGGGACGGCGCTGCCCCGGTAGGGTGTTCCACCGAACCTGCCCGCCCATCGAGTCCGACAGGGACTGAGCCTTGGACAACCCCCTCCTGCGCCCCAGCGAGCTGCCCTACGAGCTGCCGGACTTCCGGAGCATCCGGGAGGAGCACTTCCTGCCGGCCTTCGAGGCCGCGATGGCCCAGGACCTGGAGTGCGTGCGGGCGGTCCTGGCCGACCCCGCGCCTCCCACGTTCGCGAACACCGTCGAGGCCCTCGAGCGCGGCGGGCTGGCCCTGGACCGGGTCGAGTCGGTCTTCTTCACCCTCACCGCCGCGCACAACACCGCCGGCGTCCAGCGGATCTACCAGGAGCTCGCGCCGCGGCTGTCCGAGCACAAGGCGGACTTCACGCTCAACAAGGAGCTCTACTCCCGCGTCCGGCGGGTGGACCGCACGGACCTGCAGCCCTGGCAGCTGCGGGTGCTGGACGAGTACGTCTCCTGGTTCCAGAACTCCGGGGCGGAGCTGGACCTGGACGACCAGCAGCGGCTGCGGGAGGTCAACGACGAGCTCTCCGCGCTGAGCATCCGCTACGGCAACGACCTGCTCCGGGAGGTCAACGCCTCCGCCGTCGTGGTGGACGACCCCGAGGCGCTGGACGGCATGGACCCCGCGGACATCGAGGCCGCCGCCTCCGCGGCCGCCGAGAACGGCCACCGGGGACGCTACCTGCTCACGCCCGCGCTGTTCACCGTCCAGCCGGTGCTGTCGGTGCTCACGGACCGCGCGCTGCGCCGGCGGATCCACCTGGCCGCCGTCCACCGGGGCACCGGCGAGCCCGACGGCGAGGGCTCGCAGAGCCGCACGGACCTGCGCCCCCTGGCCGCGCGGATCGCCCGGCTGCGCGCGGAGCAGGCGCGGCTGCTGGGCTACCGCAGCCACGGCGACCACGTCATGGCGGGCAGCACGGCTCCTTCCCCCGAGGCGGTGCAGGAGATGCTCGAGCGGATCACCGGGCCCGCGGTGCGCAACGCGCTCGAGGAGCGCGCCGAGCTGGAACGGCTCGCGGGCCACCCGATCGAGGCGTGGGACTGGCCGTTCTGGGCCGAGCGGCTGCGCCGGGAGCGCTACCGCGTGGACGCCTCCGCGCTGCGGGAGTACTTCGAGCTGGAGTCGGTGCTCGAGCACGGGATATTCCGCACCGCCCGTGAGCTCTACGGACTGGTCTTCACCGAGCGCCCCGATCTGCGCGGCTATCTGCCGCAGGTGCGGGTGTGGGAGGTCACCGACGAGCACGGGGACGGGGTGGGCCTGTTCCTGGGCGACTGGTTCACCCGGCCAACCAAGCAGGGCGGGGCCTGGATGGGCTCGCTCGTGCACCAGAACCGGCTCACCGGGCAGCGGCCCGTCGTCGTGAACAACGCGAACTTCACCCGCCCGCCCGCCGGGCGGCCGAAGCTGCTGACCCTGGACGAGGTGGTCACGGTCTTCCACGAGTTCGGCCACGCCCTGCACGGGCTGCTCTCGGACGTGCACCTGCCCTCGTTCTCCGGCACGAAGGTCCCCCGCGACTTCGTCGAGTACCCCTCGCAGGTCCACGAGATGTGGGTGCTGCACCCGGACGTGGCCCCGCACTACGCCCGGCACCACCGCACCGGGGAGCCGGTCCCGGAGGCCACCCTGGCCGCCCTGCGGCAGGCCGCCGCGCACGGGCAGGGCTTCCGGACCGTGGAGTACCTGGCCTCGACCTGGCTGGACCTCGCCTGGCACGGGATCGAGGACCCGTCCCGGCTGCCCGACCCGCGCACCGTGGAGCAGGAGGCCCTGGAGCGGGCCGGGATCGACGTGCCCGGCATCGCCCCGCGCTACCGGACCGGGTACTTCAAGCACATCTTCGCCGGTGGCTACTCCGCCGGGTACTACGCCTACATCTGGTCCGAGATCCTCGACGCGGACACCGCCCGGTGGTTCACCGCCCACGGCGGGCTCACCCGGGAGAACGGCCGCCGCTTCGCGGAGGAGGTGCTCTCCCGCGGCAACGAGACGGCACCCCTCGAGGCGGTGGAGGCGCTGCTGGGCCGGCGCCCGCACCTCAGCGCCCTGCTGCAGCGGCGCGGGCTGCTGCCCCGCGAGGAGTTCGTGCACCGGCGGCGGGGCGCCCCGGCCCCGGAGGCCGGGGGCCCGGACCGGGCCTGAGCGGCCCGCGGCCGGGCAGGCCCTGACGGATCACGCACGGGACCGGGTGCCCGGAGCGGTCCGGGCACCCGGCGGGGCCGTGGCCCGGTGCGGGACGCGGCGGGCCGGGGCTCAGGCCTCCGGCCAGGCGTCGGCGATGTCCTGGCGGGTGTCCCCGAGGGTCTGCATGATCGCCTTGGTCCCGGCGAGCACGGGCATGAAGTTCGCGTCCCCGTTCCAGCGGGGCACCACGTGCTGGTGCAGGTGCCCGGAGAGCGACCCGCCCGCCGCGGCCCCCAGGTTGATCCCCACGTTGAAGGCGTGCGGGGAGGCCACCCGGCGGATCGTCGACACGGCGGTGCGGGTCAGGTCCGTGAGCTCGCGCAGCTCCTCCTCCCCCAGCTCCGTCAGGTCGGCCACGTGCCGGTACGGGCACACCATGAGGTGCCCGGGGTTGTACGGGAAGAGGTTGAGGATCACGAAGCAGTGCGCGCCGCGGTGGACGATCAGGGACTCCTCGTCCGCGCGCTGCGGGCCGTGGCAGAACGGGCACCCGGGGTCCTCCCGCACGGACGGGTCCTCCCCGCGCACGTAGGCCAGCCGGTGCGGGGTCCACAGCCGCTGGAAGCTGTCGGGCACCCCCGGGATCTCGAACTCGTCCTGGCGGATCCAGTGGTGCGGAGGTCCGCCCTCGGGCGCCCGGCCGGTCACTGCCCGACCCCGGCCGTCTCCGCGGCGGCGTGGGGGTCCTCGGGCAGGGCGGCCGTCGGCTCCTCGTTCACCCGGCGCTGGATGTGCGCCACGATCCGTTCGACGGCCTCGCCGACCGGGACGCCGTTGTCCTGGGAGCCGTCGCGGAACCGGAAGGACACCGCGTTCGCCTCGGCGTCCTCCCCGCCGGCGATGAGCACGAACGGCACCTTCTCCTTGGAGGCGGTGCGGATCTTCTTGGGGAACCGGTCGGAGCCGGCGTCGAGCTCCACGCGCACCCCGCGGGCCCGGAGGGTGTCCACCACGTCCTGCAGGTAGTCGTTGAACGCCTCGGCCACCGGGATCGCCACCACCTGGACGGGGGCCAGCCACGCCGGGAACGCCCCGGCGTAGTGCTCCACGAGCACGCCCATGAAGCGCTCCACGGAGCCGAACAGCGCGCGGTGGATCATCACCGGGCGCTGCCGCGTGCCGTCCGCGGCCTGGTACTCGAGGTCGAAGCGCTCCGGGAGGTTGAAGTCCAGCTGGATGGTCGACATCTGCCAGGTCCGCCCGATGGCGTCCTTGGCCTGGACCGAGATCTTCGGGCCGTAGAAGGCCGCGCCCCCGGGGTCCGGCACCAGGTTCAGCCCGGACTCCGCCGCGACCTCGGCCAGGGTCGCCGTGGCCTCCTCCCACAGCTCGTCCGAGCCCACGAACTTCTCCGGGTCCTTGGTGGAGAGCTCCAGGTAGAAGTCGTCGAGCCCGTAGTCCTTGAGCAGGTCGAGGACGAACGTGAGGGTGGTGGTCAGCTCCGCCTTCATCTGCTCACGGGTGCAGTAGATGTGGGCGTCGTCCTGGGTCATGCCCCGCACCCGGGTCAGGCCGTGCACCACGCCGGACTTCTCGTAGCGGTAGACCTGCCCGAACTCGAACAGCCGCAGGGGCAGCTCCCGGTAGGACCGGCCGCGCGAGCGGAAGATGAGGTTGTGCATGGGGCAGTTCATGGGCTTGAGGTAGTAGTCCTGGCCCTGCTTGGTGAGCTGGCCGGTCTCGGCGTCGCGCTCCTCGTCCACGTGCATGGCCGGGAACATCCCCTCCCGGTACCAGTCCAGGTGCCCCGAGACCTCGTAGAGGTGGCCCTTGGTGATGTGCGGGGTGTAGACGAACTCGTAGCCGGCCTCGGTGTGGCGGCTGCGGGAGTAGTCCTCCATGGTCTTGCGGATGATCCCCCCCTTCGGGTGGAACACCGGCAGGCCGGAGCCCAGCTCGTCCGGGAAGGAGAACAGGTCCATCTCCGAGCCGAGCCGGCGGTGGTCGCGCCGCTCGGCCTCGGCCAGGCGGTCCTTGTAGGCCTTCAGTTCCTCCTTGGACGGCCACGCCGTGCCGTAGATGCGCTGCAGCTGCTTGTTCTTCTCGGACCCGCGCCAGTAGGCGGCGGCCGAGCGCATGAGGGCGTAGCCGTTGCCGATCAGCTTGGTGTCCGGCAGGTGCGGGCCGCGGCACAGGTCCTTCCAGACCGTCTCCCCGGTCTTGCGGTCCACGTTGTCGTAGATCGTCAGCTCCCCGGCGGCGACCTCCACGGACGCGCCCTCGGCGGCGGCGTCCACGTCCCCGCCCGAGCCGGGGCCCTGGGACAGGCCGATCAGCTCGAGCTTGTACGGCTCGTCCGCCATCTCGGTCCGGGCCTCCTCCTCGCTCACGGCGCGGCGGCGGAAGGACTGGGTGGAGTTGACGATCCGCTGCATCCGCTTCTCGATCGCCTTGAGGTCCTCGGGGGTGAACGCCTGCTCGACGTCGAAGTCGAAGTAGAAGCCGTCGGTGATGTACGGGCCGATGCCGAGCTTCGCGTCCTCGTGCAGCTGCTGCACGGCCTGGGCCATCACGTGGGCCGTGGAGTGGCGCAGCACCTCGAGCCCCTCCGGCTCCGAGATCAGCACCCGCTCCACGGCGTCGCCGTCGGCGAGCTCGGTGGCGAGGTCCCGCAGCACACCGTTGACGCGGGCGACCACCACGGAGCGCTCCTCGCGGTACAGCTCCGCGGCGGAGGTGCCGGCCCCCACCGTGCGCTGCTCGCCGTCGACGGTGATCGTGAGGGGTGCGGACTCGGGCTGGTGCTCCGGCGCGGTGGTCATGGGGAGGGGTCTCCTTCGGTCGGCAACGGCACGCACCCGTACGGGGGGCACGAGGCAGCGGCACCGGCGGGCGGCGCGCACTGCATCGATGGTACCCGTCCGGTGCGGTGCTGACCGGTGGGGCGGTGAGGCCGGGCCGGCCCGCGGGGCGGCCGCGTCCGGCGCCCTCGGCCCGGCGGGACCCCGCCCGAGCCGGGCCCGGTACGGGCGGTGTTCCGACGGGCCCGGCACGACGACGGGCCCCCGTCACCTCGCGGTGACGGGGGCCCGGAACGATCGGTGCGATCAGATGCGGTCGCGGCGATCGCGGTCGGTGAGGCCGGTGCCGCGCTCGGCGTCGGTCTCGACCTCGACCTGCTCCTTGCGGACGTCGGCGTCGACGCGCTCGGTGTCGCGGACGGTCTCCTTCTCGATCCCGACCTTCTCGACACCCACGGTCTCCTTGGCGACGACGGGGCGCTCCTCGTGGAGGGTCACCTCGACGTCCTCCTCGCCGATGGTGCCGGTGGTGGCCTCGGTGCCGCTGAGCGGGGTGCGCTCGACCCGGACCTCCTCGCGCTCGACGGGGACGTCGACGGTCTCGCGCTCGGTCACCACGTACTTGCGCAGGCGGGCGCGGCCGGTCTCCTGCTGCTCCTTGCCGACGTGCAGCCGCTCCTCGTGGCGGACCACGCCGTTGTCGGCGCGGTCGGTGAGGTCCCGGTCGCGGTCGGTGAGGTCGCGGTCGGTGACGTCGCGGTCGGCGGTGCCGCGGTCGACCTCGGCGTAGCCGGCGGTGCCCGCGCCGGGCACGGCGTTGCGGTCGGTGCCGAGCGTGTCGCCGGCGTCACGGCCGGTGGTGCCGGTGCCGGTGTAGTCGGTCGTGGCGTAGTCCGTCCGGCCGTCGCGGTCGCGGTCGGTGTCACGGTCGCCGCCGGTGCCGGAGTAGTTCATCTTGTAGTAGCGGTAGATCTCCTCCTCCTCGGCCGGGGAGAGGTGCTGGTCCGCGTCCACGTTCGGGGCGTCCTTGACGACACCCTTGGCGTAGGGGAGCACCAGGCGGTCGCCGTCCTGCCGGGCGCCCTCGACCGGGACGAAGCTCTCCTTGGTGCCGAACAGACCGGTGTTGACGGTCACGAACGTGACATCCTCGGTGTTGTCGTCCAGGAAGACCTGCTCGACCTTGCCGATCTTGTCGCCGTCCGAGTCGTAGGCGGTGGCCGAGAGCAGTGCGTTGACGTCGTACGTAGCCATGAGAACTCCTTCTCTTGATCTGCTGGAGAACGGGCACCCGGGAGGGGCCCGCCGCGGACGAATCCCGCCGGGGGGCGGGCTGCAACTCGTTCGCTGTTATTAGTAACCATACTGGCTATCAGCCCGCTGGCCAATGGATTCTCCCAGAGTGAAACTGCTGGATCCGCGGCGGTCCCCCGCGCATGATGCCCCGACCCCGGTCCGCTCACCGGGCCGGTGAGCGGACCGCTGAGCGTGCCGCTGAGCGGGCCGAGGAGCGGACGGCCGCCGGGGTCGCCGGGTCGGCGAGGTCCCAGGCCTGCTCCGCGCTGAGACTGATCCCGCGGGGGCCCGTGCGCCGGGTGCGCCCGCGCACCAGCAGCAGCCGCGTGCCGAACAGGTGCTGCCCCGAGCGCTCCTGGGCGTCGGGGAAGAAGGCGCAGTCCACCGCGCCCGTGCCGTCGTCGAGACTGACGAAGACCACCCGCCGGCCGCTGCGCAGGGGCGGGGTCATGGTCGAGACCCGCACGCCCGCCACGAGCACCTCGGACCGGTTGCGCAGCTCCAGCAGCCGCTCGGCGGGCACGGCCCCCAGCTCCCGCAGCAGGGGGGCCCAGCTGTCCAGGAGGTGCGCGGAGACGTCGACCGCGAGCAGGTCCAGCTCGGTGCGCACCTTCTCCTCGACGGTGGGCTCGGGCCGTTCCGCGGGCAGGCCCCGCAGCTCCAGGTCCCCCAGGTCCAGGGCCAGCTGCCCCTGGACCTCCCGGCTCCCGGGGTCCCGGGGCGGACGGGCGCTGTCCGCCCGGGTGCGCAGGGCGTGCACCAGGTCGGCGCGGGAGGCGGTTCCCCCGGAGCGGCGCAGCAGGCCGTCGAAGGCGCCGACGGCGGCGAGGCGCTCGAGGGTGCGCCGGGCGGGGCGGGCCCGCTGCCGCAGGTCCGCGAGCGAGGCATAGGGCTGCCCGGCCACGATCCGGCGCACCTCGGCCTGCGAGACCCCGTGGATGCCCGTCAGGGCCAGGCGCACGCCCAGGCGCCCGGGGTCCTCCGCCAGCCGCTCCACCCGGTAGTGCTCGTCGGAGCGGTTGACGTCCACCGGCAGGACGGGGATGCCCATCCGCCGTGCCTCCCCCACGAGCAGGCGCTTGGGGTACATCCCGGGGTCGTGCTCCCAGAGCCCGGCCAGGAACGCCTCCGGGTGGTGGGCCTTCAGCCACGCGGACTGGTAGGTGGGCACCGCGAAGGCCGCGCCGTGGGCCTTGCAGAAGCCGAACGAGCCGAAGGCCGCCAGGATCCCCCACACCCGGTCCACGACGTCCAGGGGGTACTCCCGCTCCCGGGCCCGCTCGCGGAAGTACGCCTCCACCTCGAGCTGCCGGTCCGAGCCGAGCCGGCGGCGCAGCTCGTCGGCCCGGGCCAGACCGCAGCCGGTGAAGGCGTCGAGGATGCGCAGGACCTGTTCGTGGAAGACGGTCACCCCGTGGGTCTCGGCGAGGATCGGGTCGAGGCGCGGGTGGACGGTGACGGGCCGGGACCAGCCGTGGCGGTGCTCCAGATAGGGCCGGACCATGTCCGAGTGCATGGGGCCGGGGCGGAAGAGGGAGATGTCCACGACGAGGTCGCCGAAGCTCGTCGGCGCCATCTTGCCGATGAGCTCGCGCTGGCCCGGGGACTCGATCTGGAAGCAGCCCAGGGTGTGGGTCGAGCGGATGAGCTCGAACGTGGCCTCGTCGTCGACGGGGACGGACTCCAGGTCCAGGCGGGGCCGTCCGGGATGGATGCGGGCCACCTCCTCGACGGCGTGGGCGAGGGCGGACTGCATCCGCACGCCGAGGACGTCGAGCTTGAGCATGCCCATGGGGTCCATGTCGTGCTTGTCGAACTGGCTCATCGGCATCCCGGCCCCGCCGGCCTGCACCGGGGTGCGGTCCAGGAGGGAGCGGTCCCCCAGGATCACCCCGCACGGGTGCATGGAGATGTGCCGGGGCAGGCGGTCCAGGCGCTCGGTGAGGTCCACGAGCAGGTCCAGCTGCTTCTCCCGGGACACCTGCTCGGCGAACTCCCGCAGCTCCGGCTGGCGGGCGAGGGTCTCGCGCAGGGCCGAGGCCGGCAGGTGCCACAGCTGCTTGGCCACCGTGTCCACGGTCTCGGGGTCCAGTCCGAGCGCCAGCCCCGCGTCCCGGACGGCGCCGCGGGCCCGGT
Protein-coding sequences here:
- a CDS encoding DUF2382 domain-containing protein — protein: MATYDVNALLSATAYDSDGDKIGKVEQVFLDDNTEDVTFVTVNTGLFGTKESFVPVEGARQDGDRLVLPYAKGVVKDAPNVDADQHLSPAEEEEIYRYYKMNYSGTGGDRDTDRDRDGRTDYATTDYTGTGTTGRDAGDTLGTDRNAVPGAGTAGYAEVDRGTADRDVTDRDLTDRDRDLTDRADNGVVRHEERLHVGKEQQETGRARLRKYVVTERETVDVPVEREEVRVERTPLSGTEATTGTIGEEDVEVTLHEERPVVAKETVGVEKVGIEKETVRDTERVDADVRKEQVEVETDAERGTGLTDRDRRDRI
- a CDS encoding DNA polymerase III subunit alpha, with protein sequence MSFPHLHVATAFSAHYGVSRPSVLVAAAAADGAEVLACTDRDGLYGAVKHLGACREHGIDPVLGVDLALYGPGRERVLGRVLVLAAGGTAGAGYAALCRLVSAAHAGGGPPGVDPDQIAAHAVRPGCTGPLLSVLLGPASDVGQELAARRYRAGRAALARWRARLPAEALAVEVVTHLAAPGTACSTSHAARLLRAAVEAGLTPVLTNAVRYATPAEAATADVLDAARALTPLEALGRAGPSGGGGAADRRAPPTEPLQPNGQGWLKSTRQMRSLAAEVARAADLGVAGATALLAGTQRIADRSRLDPVADCGWGRPVVPEASVLGLRRPAPAELRARCEAGLARRYPGRRAGPAVRSRLDRELGVIGELGFASYFLTVAEVSAMIGAMGVRHAARGSGVSSLVNYLLDVSQVDPLEHDLLFERFLSPDRSTLPDIDIDVESAQRHRVYREIFDRFGAERVSLMSMQNAYRARGAVRDAGLALGLDPETVDTVAKQLWHLPASALRETLARQPELREFAEQVSREKQLDLLVDLTERLDRLPRHISMHPCGVILGDRSLLDRTPVQAGGAGMPMSQFDKHDMDPMGMLKLDVLGVRMQSALAHAVEEVARIHPGRPRLDLESVPVDDEATFELIRSTHTLGCFQIESPGQRELIGKMAPTSFGDLVVDISLFRPGPMHSDMVRPYLEHRHGWSRPVTVHPRLDPILAETHGVTVFHEQVLRILDAFTGCGLARADELRRRLGSDRQLEVEAYFRERAREREYPLDVVDRVWGILAAFGSFGFCKAHGAAFAVPTYQSAWLKAHHPEAFLAGLWEHDPGMYPKRLLVGEARRMGIPVLPVDVNRSDEHYRVERLAEDPGRLGVRLALTGIHGVSQAEVRRIVAGQPYASLADLRQRARPARRTLERLAAVGAFDGLLRRSGGTASRADLVHALRTRADSARPPRDPGSREVQGQLALDLGDLELRGLPAERPEPTVEEKVRTELDLLAVDVSAHLLDSWAPLLRELGAVPAERLLELRNRSEVLVAGVRVSTMTPPLRSGRRVVFVSLDDGTGAVDCAFFPDAQERSGQHLFGTRLLLVRGRTRRTGPRGISLSAEQAWDLADPATPAAVRSSARSAARSAVRSPAR